Below is a genomic region from uncultured Erythrobacter sp..
GGCTGGCTGCCAAGCGCCTCGCGCAGGTCGCTGGCGGTAAAATTCTCAAGATGCGCGCCGCTCTGCTCATCCGCATTGCCTAGCCCGGCGGCGATATCACCCTCGCGCTTGGTTCCCCGTAGCTCGGCGAAATTGCCGCGGGTCAGCTCGACACTTTTGGACAAAGAAGCGGCAAGAACCTGAGGCCGGTCGCGTTCGGAATCGCCCGGCTGAGTATAGGCAAGCGAGGGTGACACCGAGATGTCCGCCCTCTCGATCAGCAGCTCGCCAGCCTCATTCTGCAGCGCCGCAAAAGGTAGCCGGCGCAATATGCCGTCGGGTATGATGATAAGCGAGCTGTCGTCGCCGAGCAGATGATCAATCGGCTCAATCAGCAAACGGTGCAGCTCCTTCGAACCATCGATCCAGTCGTCATCCAGACCATAGCCGAGCGAGTAGGTGGTATCGCGAACCAGCTGCTCGATCCGGTCGCGGCTTGCCCCGTCTGCCGAGGTGACGCGGCGGTATTCGACTTCGCTGCCGGGCCGCTTGGCCGCATATATCAGCTCTAGCCGATCATCGAGCAGGATCGGGTACAGAAGGATTTCCCCGTCCTGCAATTGCGACAGGCTCACCGGATCTCGAGGTGGCACGCAGTCGGCGCCGAATGCGGACTGGATTTCCGCCTGCCTGAAGGATTCCACGATTTGCTGGGCGATGACGATCGAACCGGAGTTCTGTTCCGAAGCGGCATTTTCCAGCTGAACATCAACTGCCGCAGTAAAAACAGGCCGCATCCGCAGCTGGAACATCGTTTCCTGAGTCACGGTGTCATAACGAGGCAGGAGCGGGCGGATTTCCTCCAGCACCCGATAGGCCTGCATAACATGATTGCCGCGGTTCACGGGGTCAGCTTCGGCAAGCAACAGGTGCCAGTCGGCGATCCTTAGCGGCTGCGCAGCCTGGCTTTCGAGCAGGATTGCCTGGCGGAAATAGCTGGCGGCGCCTTCCAGCTCGCCTCCGCCCAGCAGCAAACGTCCCATCAAAGCCATCCGCCAGGCTTCTCTTGAGGCAGAGCCATCCGAGCTTGCTGCAAGCAGGTTCACGGCGCCCAACATGCGCGGGTCATCGAAGATTCCCGCATCCAACGCGGATTCGGTTAGGCGCGCCAGCATTTCGAAACGGGCATCGGCAGAAGTGATGCTCGCGGCGCTCTGCACTCCGTCGAGTGCAGCATTCGCGGCTTCTCGCATGAGCTCGCCGCGTGCTTCGGGCAGGCGGCCTGCTTCTGTTAGAGTGACGCGCGCCAGTTGCAGCTTTGCGCGCGCAACCGGCAAAGGTTGTTCAAGGTCGGAAGTAGCTGCAATCGAGCACTCCAACGACTTGCTCGCCACTGCCCAGTTGGACTGGAAAGACAGGTCCGAAAGGAGAAGGTCGACACACGGGACCGGCGCAGAGCTGGAAGCAGCGGCATCGGCAGAGCGTGTCGAAACAAAGCGCTGGACCTCGGCGCTGCGCGAAGCCCGAGCGGAACGCGCATTTGGCCGCACTGGAAGCGCCGCCGAGACCAGCGCAAGCCGATAGGCGGCGTTTGCCTGCATCTCGCGGTCCTCTGCATCTTCTGCATGGATCAGCGCACCGATCAGAAAACTCTGCGCGCGCGTTGCGCTTCCTTCCTGCGCGATCCGCATGGCTTCGCCTGCTGCGCTGCAATAGGCGGAGAGCGACGCCCGGTCGATGCTCGAGCTTGTGGAGGGAAGCGAGCCAAGCTCTTCCAGCGCGCGGTCGCCTGCCGTGAGATCCGCCAACCCGACTGCGAGTATGGACTCGGCATTGGCTGCGGCGGCTGTGAGTGTTTCGGCGTCAGGGGCAGAACTCAGGCTACCAGCGGCAGAGGGCTGGCACAGTTCCAGAGGGTTCGCTTGCGCCTGAGTCGAAACCAGACCCGTCAGCATTGTCGACGCTGCAAGAGTGTACCACCGTGCGCGCCGACCTGTGCGCGGGCGCGCTCCGGACATACCTCGAAGCCCGCAGGTTCTCGATTCCTTGCTCATGATTTACGTCTCCCCCCGAAGACGAAACGAGCTTTCTTCACGCCAGTGCTAGAACCGAAAAAGCGCTGGCAGCGCAATCGTTCCACATGGCAACCGGCGTGCAAGATGCCCCCCGTCGTGGACAATGGCTATAGCGATACCAATGTGAGGTCAATGACGCCGCTGAGATCGCGTCCGGCGATCAGGAAAGGGCGGAGTCGCGTTAGGATCACAGAATTGAGCAGTAGTCTTGAAGATGTGGCGGAGAGGGAGGGATTCGAACCCTCGGAACCCGTAAGAGCTCAACAGTTTTCGAGACTGCCCCGTTCGACCACTCCGGCACCTCTCCGCATTCCTGTCTTTGCGGCCATTCTCGGTTTGGTAGCGCGAGATGGCGTCGCAGGCTTGGTCGGGCCAGCGACAGGAAGCGCGCCCGTTAGCGCAGCCTCCGCCGCTTGCCAAGGCCTCTTGCGCCGCCGCGGCCCACAAAATGCGGGCATATCTGGCTTTTGCGCAGGCCCCCGCGCTTGTTTTGCGCTTTCGAAGCTCCATATTCGGCCAATGGAACGCGCTCACTTCTTCTCCAGCCAAGCGGGACGCACCATCAATGCTCCGCGCCAGACCCGCAGCCGTTTTGGCATTGGCGAGGTCGTCCGCCACCGTTTGTTCGATTTTCGCGGCGTGGTCTTCGATATCGACCCGGTCTTTGCCAATAGCGAGGAATGGTACGAGGCGATCCCCGAAGACATCCGCCCTCCCCGCGATCAGCCGTTCTACCACCTTCTCGCCGAGAGCGAGGATGCGAGCTACGTCGCCTATGTCAGCCAGGGCAATCTGATCGCTGACGCCAAAGGCGGGCCGGTTGATCATCCGACGGTTCCGGAGCTGTTCGAGCAGTTTGCTGACGGGCGTTACCGGATGCGGCGATCGCTGACGCATTGATGTTTTGCGCAGCGCCTCCGCGCTGCGATTTCCTCGCATCAGCTCGGGCGCGCAGTCGCGCTTTGGCTCGCCTAAGGCTCACGCATTAGTTTGTTGCGCCCTCAAGCGCCGGGCGCGGGCCATTAGGCGCGACGCGCAGTCGCGCTTGCGGTCCTTCGGAGTGTATTAGCATAGCAATTTGGAATTAGCTTTTCAGCTTCCAGCCTGATCGCAGCACCAGATAGACCAGCACCGCAATTGCTGCGTTGAGCGCGGCGAGTCCCGCTGCGGCTGCGATGACTTGCGCATCGGTGCCGATGTCGCTTTGGCCAAGGAAGCCATAGCGGAAGCCCGAGATCACATAAAAGAACGGGTTGGCGCGGCTAATCGCCTGGAATGCGGGGGCAAGGTTGTCGAGCACGTAGAATGTGCCGGACAGCAGCGAGAGCGGCGCGATGACGAAATTGGTGATCGCGGCGTTGTGATCGAACTTCTCCGACCAGATCGAGGTTGCAAGGCCGAGCAATGCGAGCAGAATAGCCCCCATCAATCCGAACCAGATCACCGCCCACAAATGCTCAACCGACAGCGAAACGCCCGGCCACAAAGCCATGGCGATTGCCACCGCCCCGCCCACGGCAATCGCGCGGGTGACAGCGGCGGCAATGATCCCGCCCATCAGCTCGCCCGGCGAAAGAGGAGGCATCAGCAGGTCAATGATCGTCCCCTGGATCTTGCCCGAGAGCAGCGAAAAGGACGAATTGGCAAAGGCGTTCTGCATCATCCCCATCACGATGAGGCCCGGTGCGACAAAGCTCGCAAACGGCACGCCCAGCACTTCGCGCCCGCCCCGCCCCAATGCGACGGTGAAGATCACCAGAAACAGCAAGGTTGTGACTGCAGGCGCCCAAACTGTCTGCGTCTGGACCTTGAGAAACCGGCGCACCTCCTTCATATAGAGCGCGAGCAGCCCGACGCGGTTCACTCCGGTAATGACCGGAACGCCGCGCGCGGGAAACTTGTGCGAAATACGGGTGCCTTCACCGCTCGATCCGTCTAGGGGAGCGGGATTAGCGGAAATCTCATCTGCCATGGTCGGTCGGTTACGGCCTCTGGCAACTTGTGACAAGCTACCTATGTAGGCACTTGAAGGATTGAGGTACGGCCCTCCTGAGGGTCGAACGGAGTTGAAAGACATATGAGCTGGACTGACGAGCGCATCGCGACGCTCAAGAAGATGTGGGAAGGCGGATCGACCGCCAGCCAGATCGCTGAAGAACTGGGCGGTGTCAGCCGCAACGCCGTGATCGGCAAGGCGCACCGCCTTGGCCTCAAATCACGGCCCTCTCCGGTGAAAGCCAACGAGAAGAAGAAAGCGGCGAAGAAAGCCGCTGCGACCAAGGCGACGACAGCCAAGAAACCGGCGAGCAAGCCCGCAGCCAAACCTGCCGCGACGAAGGCAGCTCCGGCGACGGACACGGCTCCAACCCCCAAACCTGCGGCCGCGCCTGGTGGCAACAATTCGCAGCCTGTCCCCAATCCGACGCCTGACCTGCCCAAGATCGTCTCTGTCGGTCCGGGCGGCTTTCTGCGTCAGGGTCCGGGCGACCAGCAGCCTCCGATCCCGCCTGCGCCGCCTCGCCGTCTGGTGCCGGCCAAGCCCAGCCCCGAGATCGCGGACAAGACCAGCCTGCTCGACCTGTCGGACAAGGTGTGCCGCTGGCCGATGGGCCATCCGGGTGAGCCGGACTTCCATTTCTGCGGGACCGATGTGAACCCCGGCTTCCCCTATTGCGTCGAGCATTGCGGGCGGGCCTATCAGGCACAGTTGCCGCGCGGCGCACGCCGTCCCCCGCCGCCTTTGCCCTTTGGCGGGCCGCGGGTGCGCTAAGGCAACAACCAATTCAAGGCCCGGCCGCTTACCCAAGCAGTCGGGCCTTTTTCATTTCAGGGAGAGACACATGCCACTCACGCTCCACGAAGCCTTCGTCCCGTCGGCCAAGCAGATCCTTGGCGGGATGCGGGGTCTCGTTGACAAAGCCGAAGTGCACTGCGCCGAGAACGGCATCGAAGCCAGCGAGCTTTACGAAGCCAAGCTGGCCGAGACGATGTGGACGTTGCCGTGGCATGTGCGCGCATGCTGGGTGCATTCGGGCTTTGCCTTGGGTCTCTACAAGACCGGCGCGTTCTCGCCCGACTTTACCGAGCTGCCAGCCGATTGGGACGCGATGCGCGCGATGATCGATGATGCACTGGCCCAGCTGGACGCGATCACCGTCGATGAGCTGGAGGCGCTCGCGGACAAGACCATCGGTTTCGAGCTGGGCGGTAAGCGCCTGATGGAGCTTACGGGTCAGAATTTCCTGCTTAGCTTCAACCAGCCGAACCTCTATTTCCACGCAACAACCTTTTACGACATTTTGCGAATGAAAGGTGTCGCGTTGGGCAAGCGCGACTATATGGGTGCACCCAGAATTATTGGCGCGTAATCGGGAGCTGATTTTGCCACAACTCAAGACCTTCGCACTGACTGTCGCAGCTAGCGGCCTTGTTCTCATTCCAGCGGCGGCTCAGGCCGAACTGCCCGATCCGGTGCGCGACATGATCGTCGCTGCCATCGCGACCGGAGACGATGCCAAGGTCCGCACGGTTATCGATATTGCACGCACGACCAATCCCGATGATGCAGCCGAAATCGACGCGATGCTGGCGACTTACGAAACGCAGCTCGCCGCAAACCAGGCCGCCGAAGCAGCCGCCGAGCAAGAGGCGATCCGCAGCGCTGGCCTGTTCGACAATTGGAGCGGCTCGGGCGAGTTGGGCGCGTTCAACTCGACCGGCAATTCGAGCAATACCGGCATCACCGCAGGCCTTGCCCTGACCCGCGATGGGATCAATTGGCGGCACAAATTGCGCGCGCGGGTCGACTATCAGGAATCCAATGGCGTCGTGACCAGCGAGCAGTTCCTGGCCTCTTACGAGCCCAATTTGCGCCTGTCCGACCGTCTGTTCGCCTATGCACTGGCGCAGTATGAGCGCGACCGTTTTCAGGGCTTCTCCGCGCGCTACGCGGCCTCGGGCGGTCTGGGCTATGACGTGATCGTAGAGGATAATATGACCCTCTCGGTCAAGGCAGGCCCGGCCTACCGCCGCACCGAATTCCTCCTCGGTCAAAGCACCAGCAACATTGCCGGCCTCGCCAGCATGGATTTCGACTGGCAGATCGCCAAGAACATAGCGCTGACCCAGGACGCCAGCGCCTTCATCCAGTCCGGCAGCAGCACCTACACCTCCGGCACCGGCATTCAGGCAGGCGTCGCGGACAACATCTCGGTGCGGCTCAGCTACACGATCGAGCACGACACCAACCCGCCGCTCGGCGCAGAAAACACCGATACGCTGAGCCGGATTACGGTGGTTTATGATTTTTGATTGTTGGGGGGGCGCCCTTAGCGCTTCAGCCTGAATTTGACCCCCTCGTAGCATCGCACCTCGTTGCCGCGCTCAAGCTTCCGATTGCGCTGCCACATGCTGCCCTTGGCCTGCGCCTTGGCCTCCTCTCGCATCTCTTCGAACAAGAGTGAAAGACGAAGCCGCGCGATCTTCTTGTTGGCAAATTGCGACCTTTGATCCTGAGAGACGGTTGTGAGCCCGCTCGGGACATGGGTCGCACGAACTGCGCTGTCGGTCTTGTTGACATGCTGCCCGCCCGGCCCCGAGGCGCGGATTGCCTGATATTTGATGTCGGCATCCTTCAGTTCATGCGCTTGGTTCGTCGCGGAGACCGAGCGCACGCCGACATACCAGTTTTTGCGCTTGTGCCTTGGGCGGAACGGGCTGGTTCCGATCCACCTTATGCTGCCCACGCGCGCCGCCGCGAACGCATCGGCGCCATTGCCCGACACGCTCATCAGCAGCGAACCCGCTGTGCTGGAATCCCGCTCGATCAGATCACATTTGACCGCTTCGCGTGCAGCCTCCTTGACGAATTGTTCGGCGAGGCGGGCAATCACCCACTCGCATTCTTTCGGCCCGGACCCCGATGACAGGTGCAAAACGATATCGGTCATGCGCGCCTCATCTTGTAGCTGATCAATGGACGCAGAACGGCGACAACCTTGACAAGTCCGGCATCCACCAGATCGCCGATAACGCCTTCGATGTTCTTATAGGCTTGCGGAGCCTCCTCGAAGATCAGGCTCTTGTCTTCGCAAATCACCCTTCCGCCAAGCTCGGTCCGCTCCAGCTCGCTCTGGCTGTAGCGCTTGGACAGTTTGGCTTTGGCATCGCTGCGCGCCCATTTGCGTCCGGCACCATGCGCCAGCGAGTGCAAAGCATGGTCCAGCTTCTGCTCGTCACTGGTCGGCGCGACCAGATAGCTCATCGTTCCGCGGGATCCCGGGATGATGACGAGGCCTTTGTCAGCCGGTGCAGCTCCCTTGCGGTGTAGCCAACCATCTTTGTGCGGCGTTAGAGTGTTGTGGAAGATGTCGAGCTTGCGCGTGCCGCTGGCGCTCAGCCGGTCGAGGAAGCGCTCAGCGATGATCTCGCGGTTGAGCTCAGCCCAACGCATCGCTTGATCGTGACGCTTGCGATAGGCGGCGAAATCGGAGCCGCCGACTTCGAGCCCGCCTGTCCCGAATTGCCGTAGATGGCCTTCAAGCACCGCCTGCCCGAGCCCGCGCGACCCGCTGTGGACGAGCAGCAAGACACCAGCAGGGTCGAAGCCCGCACTGTCGAAAGTCTGCTCGCAATGCACTTCGTCCACGGCAAGGAATTCTGCGAAGTGATTGCCGCCGCCAATCGTACCAAGCGCATCGGCGGTCAGCTCGGCAGGCAGGCCCGATTCAGTGAGCCGCGCTGGCTGATCGCCCGACCACGGCCCATCCAGATCGGTCAGCCGCTTGACCGCGCGGTCAAGCTTGAATCTGCGCGCGCGAATATCGGTCTGCCACAGCGACATGCCGCAGCCGATATCGTTGCCCACCAGATGCGGATAGGCATGCGTGGTCGACCAAAAAGCCGCGCCAATCGGGATGCCGCGACCGGCATGCAAATCGGGCAGGCCGACGGCTTCCTCGATGCCTTTCAGCTGCGCGGTCTGGTGGAGTTGATCAATCGCAGACTGTTCGATCCAACTTTCACTGGATGCGATGATGCGGGTTTTTGCAGATTTTTCAGAAGTTCTGGCGGTCTGCTGACCACCAGAAGAAGTCAGGCGAGCGTGCTCACCTTTGTAGGAATTGCCCATGACAATTGTTCCTGCATATCAAAGAATTCTGGGTTGGTTTCATGTGATGTCAGAGCATTTTGCATGATACATTCCCTTCTTTTCTATCGAACAATTGAACCGGAGGAGCGCCACTAGACTTGGCTCCGGAGAAAATCAAGTTTGCGGAGCGATTCGGATATCACTGCGCCGCGCGCGCCCGCTACCCGCCGCGCAATTCCCTTTTTGAAAACCGGTGCGATTCTAAATTTCGAACGATCCCGACTTAACGAGCGGTTCGCTGCTTCTCGGGCTGAACACGGCGTCTGCGTGCCTCGGCCAGCGCGTCGGGGAGGCTGGTGTAGCGATATGCGCCCACCTTATAGTTCGCGACCAGCGTGAGAATGATGCCCATCTCGCGAAGCTCTGCCATGTCTTGTGCCAGCGCTTCGCATTGAGCAGCATCGACGCTGCCCTCTTCGCTCAGCATGTGGGGGTGGCAGCGCGGTAGAAATTTGTCCGGGGTCATGAAGAAGTTTCCTTTCGAGGGTGGACTGCACGGCCACCGGGATCCGCAAGGCGCGGGTCTGTGGTACAGTCTGGATCGGGGTGAAATGGGCCTGACGCGGCCTCACATTCTGGCGGAATTTTCGCCCGCCAAAGCCGCGCCTGCATGTTCATGCGGGGCGATTGCCGTGGTCTCGGCGTCCATCTCGATCAGATAGGGCGCGACGAAACCGGCATAGTCGTCCTTGCGCTGTTGCGGCAGGTCTTTCCAGCCAGTGATCGACCCGCGGCATTTGGCGTGCCCGCAGCCGCACGAAGCGGTGAAATGCTCGATCCGGTAATTGCGCATCGCGTAATCATATGTGGCTTCGTCTTCGGCTGCGATGTCGCGCATCGCGACGATATTATGACCGCCGGTTGCGTTGAGCATGATGCCGCAATTGGGATCGCAGGAATGGTTGAACTTGGAGCCGAGCCCCTTGTGAAATCCGAACCGGGTCTTGCTGATTTGGGAGGCGTGCGAGTGGTTGGTGATCGGCCTGTCATCGAGCACCCCCAGATACAGGATGTCGCCTTTAGTAAATGATTCCAGAGCATAAATGCCCTGGCCGCGACCTTGCGCGGTCCGCTCTTCGATAACGCTTTTCATGTGGGATTCCTCAGCCAGCAATGGCGTGGTGAGACCGCGAGCCATTGGCTCTGGTCTTTGCGAAAGGATACTGCGCGACGCCGAGTTGCTGCCGGGCTTCTTGGATCAGGTTCTCATGATGATTGACGCAGCCGCGCGGCGCAGTCCGCTTCCCTGCAGCTGCGGCTTTCATCAAGGCAACCTGGTGGTCGTATAGAAGTCTGTTGAGGCTCAATTCGCGTTCTCCCTAATGCGGGAGCGCAATTGTCTCTCAGTCGAGATGCGCATTAAGACGTGCTCTCGATTGCTCCTAGATGGTGATGATCGTCACGATCTACAAGCAGCAGAGCGAGGGAACTTTGAGGCGCAAGCAGCCCGAGCCTGAGCCTGCTAGGCGCGTTTGCGTCCGAACCAGATCGTGTGATGCGCGCCCTTGTTGTTCGGACGCGAGCGGACGCTGCGTTCTTCGACGTCGAAACCGGCCTCTTTCATCCGGCGGCGAAAGCCGTGATCGGGGGCGGCTGACCAGACCGAGACAATCCCGCCGGGCTTCAGCGCATCGCGCGCTTTGCCAAGGCCGGTGCGCGAATAGATGCGGTTGTTGTCGGCGCGCACCATCCCGTCCGGCCCGTTATCCACGTCGAGCAGGATCGCGTCGAACTTCTCGCACGTCCCGTCATTGGCATCGTCAATCAGCGCGGCGACATCGCAGATTTTGAGGTCGAGGCGCTTGTCCGACAGGCAGTCACCGGTCAGCTCCGCCATCGGCCCTTGCGCCCATTCAATGATCTTGTCCGAGATCTCCGCGACCACCGCCTGCGCGCCCTCGCCCATCCGTGCCAAAGCCGCGCGCAGAGTGAAGCCCATGCCATAGCCGCCGATC
It encodes:
- a CDS encoding MnmC family methyltransferase, with amino-acid sequence MLKRELLDTADIQDGETLELYSHGRDFMIVLGRNELMSSRMRFSEEQLAELTLDRLEASNPRILIGGYGMGFTLRAALARMGEGAQAVVAEISDKIIEWAQGPMAELTGDCLSDKRLDLKICDVAALIDDANDGTCEKFDAILLDVDNGPDGMVRADNNRIYSRTGLGKARDALKPGGIVSVWSAAPDHGFRRRMKEAGFDVEERSVRSRPNNKGAHHTIWFGRKRA
- a CDS encoding SET domain-containing methyltransferase; this encodes MKSVIEERTAQGRGQGIYALESFTKGDILYLGVLDDRPITNHSHASQISKTRFGFHKGLGSKFNHSCDPNCGIMLNATGGHNIVAMRDIAAEDEATYDYAMRNYRIEHFTASCGCGHAKCRGSITGWKDLPQQRKDDYAGFVAPYLIEMDAETTAIAPHEHAGAALAGENSARM
- a CDS encoding ABC transporter permease, coding for MADEISANPAPLDGSSGEGTRISHKFPARGVPVITGVNRVGLLALYMKEVRRFLKVQTQTVWAPAVTTLLFLVIFTVALGRGGREVLGVPFASFVAPGLIVMGMMQNAFANSSFSLLSGKIQGTIIDLLMPPLSPGELMGGIIAAAVTRAIAVGGAVAIAMALWPGVSLSVEHLWAVIWFGLMGAILLALLGLATSIWSEKFDHNAAITNFVIAPLSLLSGTFYVLDNLAPAFQAISRANPFFYVISGFRYGFLGQSDIGTDAQVIAAAAGLAALNAAIAVLVYLVLRSGWKLKS
- the hspQ gene encoding heat shock protein HspQ, producing the protein MERAHFFSSQAGRTINAPRQTRSRFGIGEVVRHRLFDFRGVVFDIDPVFANSEEWYEAIPEDIRPPRDQPFYHLLAESEDASYVAYVSQGNLIADAKGGPVDHPTVPELFEQFADGRYRMRRSLTH
- a CDS encoding DUF481 domain-containing protein is translated as MPQLKTFALTVAASGLVLIPAAAQAELPDPVRDMIVAAIATGDDAKVRTVIDIARTTNPDDAAEIDAMLATYETQLAANQAAEAAAEQEAIRSAGLFDNWSGSGELGAFNSTGNSSNTGITAGLALTRDGINWRHKLRARVDYQESNGVVTSEQFLASYEPNLRLSDRLFAYALAQYERDRFQGFSARYAASGGLGYDVIVEDNMTLSVKAGPAYRRTEFLLGQSTSNIAGLASMDFDWQIAKNIALTQDASAFIQSGSSTYTSGTGIQAGVADNISVRLSYTIEHDTNPPLGAENTDTLSRITVVYDF
- a CDS encoding CHAT domain-containing protein, whose amino-acid sequence is MLTGLVSTQAQANPLELCQPSAAGSLSSAPDAETLTAAAANAESILAVGLADLTAGDRALEELGSLPSTSSSIDRASLSAYCSAAGEAMRIAQEGSATRAQSFLIGALIHAEDAEDREMQANAAYRLALVSAALPVRPNARSARASRSAEVQRFVSTRSADAAASSSAPVPCVDLLLSDLSFQSNWAVASKSLECSIAATSDLEQPLPVARAKLQLARVTLTEAGRLPEARGELMREAANAALDGVQSAASITSADARFEMLARLTESALDAGIFDDPRMLGAVNLLAASSDGSASREAWRMALMGRLLLGGGELEGAASYFRQAILLESQAAQPLRIADWHLLLAEADPVNRGNHVMQAYRVLEEIRPLLPRYDTVTQETMFQLRMRPVFTAAVDVQLENAASEQNSGSIVIAQQIVESFRQAEIQSAFGADCVPPRDPVSLSQLQDGEILLYPILLDDRLELIYAAKRPGSEVEYRRVTSADGASRDRIEQLVRDTTYSLGYGLDDDWIDGSKELHRLLIEPIDHLLGDDSSLIIIPDGILRRLPFAALQNEAGELLIERADISVSPSLAYTQPGDSERDRPQVLAASLSKSVELTRGNFAELRGTKREGDIAAGLGNADEQSGAHLENFTASDLREALGSQPVDILHLATHASFNGRSDRSFIVADGEAILLSELRDLLGANQLRGGLISLIILSACETALGDDQASMGLAGSAVQAGAESAVASLWEVDDAGTLELMTHFYRFYAEGQGRAEAMRNAQLTLIRSDNVYSDPRVWAAFTLLGAWR
- a CDS encoding RNA ligase RtcB family protein, which produces MGNSYKGEHARLTSSGGQQTARTSEKSAKTRIIASSESWIEQSAIDQLHQTAQLKGIEEAVGLPDLHAGRGIPIGAAFWSTTHAYPHLVGNDIGCGMSLWQTDIRARRFKLDRAVKRLTDLDGPWSGDQPARLTESGLPAELTADALGTIGGGNHFAEFLAVDEVHCEQTFDSAGFDPAGVLLLVHSGSRGLGQAVLEGHLRQFGTGGLEVGGSDFAAYRKRHDQAMRWAELNREIIAERFLDRLSASGTRKLDIFHNTLTPHKDGWLHRKGAAPADKGLVIIPGSRGTMSYLVAPTSDEQKLDHALHSLAHGAGRKWARSDAKAKLSKRYSQSELERTELGGRVICEDKSLIFEEAPQAYKNIEGVIGDLVDAGLVKVVAVLRPLISYKMRRA
- a CDS encoding DUF1993 domain-containing protein, with the protein product MPLTLHEAFVPSAKQILGGMRGLVDKAEVHCAENGIEASELYEAKLAETMWTLPWHVRACWVHSGFALGLYKTGAFSPDFTELPADWDAMRAMIDDALAQLDAITVDELEALADKTIGFELGGKRLMELTGQNFLLSFNQPNLYFHATTFYDILRMKGVALGKRDYMGAPRIIGA
- the prfH gene encoding peptide chain release factor H, whose amino-acid sequence is MTDIVLHLSSGSGPKECEWVIARLAEQFVKEAAREAVKCDLIERDSSTAGSLLMSVSGNGADAFAAARVGSIRWIGTSPFRPRHKRKNWYVGVRSVSATNQAHELKDADIKYQAIRASGPGGQHVNKTDSAVRATHVPSGLTTVSQDQRSQFANKKIARLRLSLLFEEMREEAKAQAKGSMWQRNRKLERGNEVRCYEGVKFRLKR
- a CDS encoding GcrA family cell cycle regulator, with the translated sequence MSWTDERIATLKKMWEGGSTASQIAEELGGVSRNAVIGKAHRLGLKSRPSPVKANEKKKAAKKAAATKATTAKKPASKPAAKPAATKAAPATDTAPTPKPAAAPGGNNSQPVPNPTPDLPKIVSVGPGGFLRQGPGDQQPPIPPAPPRRLVPAKPSPEIADKTSLLDLSDKVCRWPMGHPGEPDFHFCGTDVNPGFPYCVEHCGRAYQAQLPRGARRPPPPLPFGGPRVR